Proteins from a genomic interval of Brachybacterium vulturis:
- a CDS encoding YciI family protein gives MAKYVLLKHYRGAPAGVNDVPMEQWSERDVADHLQYMEDFAERLRESGEFVDSLALSDRGTFVRYDGVGRPPLTDSAALDAKDLVAGWMIIDVADHDRALELAAELSAEPGKDGEPIHEWLELRPVLG, from the coding sequence ATGGCCAAGTACGTGCTCCTGAAGCATTACCGAGGCGCCCCTGCCGGGGTGAACGACGTCCCCATGGAGCAGTGGTCCGAGCGCGATGTCGCCGATCACCTGCAGTACATGGAGGACTTCGCCGAGCGGCTGCGGGAGAGCGGCGAGTTCGTCGACTCCCTGGCGCTGTCCGACCGCGGCACCTTCGTGCGGTACGACGGCGTGGGCAGGCCCCCGCTCACCGATTCCGCCGCGCTGGACGCGAAGGATCTGGTGGCGGGCTGGATGATCATCGACGTGGCCGATCACGACCGGGCCCTGGAGCTCGCGGCCGAGCTCTCCGCGGAGCCCGGGAAGGACGGGGAGCCGATCCACGAATGGCTCGAGCTGCGCCCCGTCCTCGGCTGA
- a CDS encoding LysE family translocator: MTVLPAFLVAVLVILVTPGPDMAFLVATGINQGRRAAVRGAFGVTSAMTVWVLVAATGLGVALTQLPAALDAIRIAGAGYLAYLAITTWRSAGAEIAEAGAVPNVFRRGFLVNITNPKVALFFVAFLPQFLGSAGEHPLAQMLMLGLLLQLIGLIADITIGSTAGLFRDAVLGRRRVRLSLDAVAGTVYGGLAVLLLLGVVRG; encoded by the coding sequence GTGACCGTTCTGCCCGCGTTCCTCGTGGCGGTGCTGGTGATCCTGGTGACCCCGGGACCCGATATGGCGTTCCTGGTCGCGACCGGCATCAATCAGGGTCGGAGGGCGGCGGTGCGCGGTGCCTTCGGCGTGACCTCCGCGATGACCGTCTGGGTGCTCGTCGCGGCGACGGGGCTGGGCGTCGCGCTGACGCAACTGCCCGCCGCCCTCGATGCGATCCGGATCGCCGGCGCCGGCTACCTGGCCTACCTCGCCATCACCACCTGGCGCAGCGCCGGGGCGGAGATCGCGGAGGCGGGGGCGGTCCCGAACGTGTTCCGGCGCGGCTTCCTGGTGAACATCACCAACCCCAAGGTGGCGCTGTTCTTCGTGGCCTTCCTGCCTCAGTTCCTCGGCTCGGCGGGAGAGCACCCTCTCGCGCAGATGCTCATGCTCGGTCTGCTGCTCCAGCTCATCGGGCTGATCGCGGACATCACGATCGGCAGCACGGCCGGACTCTTCCGGGACGCCGTGCTCGGCCGGCGTCGCGTCCGCCTGTCCCTGGACGCCGTGGCGGGCACGGTCTACGGGGGGCTCGCCGTGCTCCTGCTGCTCGGGGTCGTGCGCGGATAG
- a CDS encoding Lrp/AsnC family transcriptional regulator codes for MLDDLDYRLIALLRSNSRTPVAVLARELGINRSTVTSRIDRLVDTGVIEGFTIRVSSDLEQDSVQGVMLVATDTRRNHDIVHEIRGYPEIEQFHSTTGTWDLVIQLRCRNLSDFDLVLERIRALPGVNSTQTSLLFSSLRTA; via the coding sequence GTGCTCGACGACCTGGATTACCGCCTCATCGCCCTTCTGCGCTCCAACAGCCGCACCCCGGTGGCGGTCCTGGCGCGGGAGCTGGGGATCAATCGCTCGACCGTCACCTCGCGGATCGACCGCCTGGTGGACACCGGGGTGATCGAGGGCTTCACGATCCGGGTCAGCAGCGACCTCGAGCAGGACTCGGTGCAGGGCGTGATGCTCGTGGCCACCGACACCCGCCGCAACCACGACATCGTCCACGAGATCCGCGGATATCCGGAGATCGAGCAGTTCCACTCGACCACCGGGACCTGGGACCTGGTGATCCAGCTGCGCTGCCGCAACCTCTCCGATTTCGATCTGGTGCTCGAACGCATCCGGGCCCTGCCGGGCGTGAACTCCACCCAGACGAGTCTGCTGTTCAGCTCGCTGCGCACCGCGTAG
- a CDS encoding class F sortase, with protein sequence MNPQGASRQDGGRRTAAVVLAVLGLLGAALVVFALTSQVGAPPEPPLRTNDPLADSGAVEPSDGGGAEPAGEESAEPSDEGSAEPSAVPSTAAAEPSQQPATAPPETPVAAPLPASEPTGLRIDAIGVDEQVFPIGLGQDGQLLAPRGERADLAAWFEGSPTPGETGPAVIEGHVTWGGVPSVFFELGALEPGDRIEVDRQDGSVATFEVYDAARYPKDEFPTVAVYGRTAGPELRLITCSGDLDEDEHHLDNTVISARLIEG encoded by the coding sequence ATGAACCCTCAGGGAGCATCCCGACAGGACGGCGGCCGTCGCACGGCGGCCGTCGTTCTGGCGGTCCTCGGCCTGCTCGGCGCTGCTCTTGTGGTGTTCGCGCTGACCAGCCAGGTCGGCGCCCCGCCGGAACCGCCGTTGCGCACGAACGACCCGCTGGCGGACAGCGGCGCAGTGGAGCCGTCGGACGGCGGCGGCGCGGAGCCCGCGGGCGAAGAGAGCGCGGAGCCCTCGGACGAAGGGAGCGCGGAGCCGTCGGCCGTCCCGAGCACCGCGGCGGCCGAACCGTCGCAGCAGCCGGCCACGGCCCCGCCGGAGACGCCCGTGGCGGCCCCACTGCCCGCGTCGGAGCCGACGGGGCTGCGGATCGACGCGATCGGCGTCGATGAGCAGGTGTTCCCGATCGGTCTCGGACAGGACGGACAGCTGCTCGCCCCGCGCGGTGAGCGGGCTGACCTCGCGGCCTGGTTCGAGGGCTCACCCACCCCGGGCGAGACCGGGCCCGCCGTCATCGAGGGCCACGTGACCTGGGGCGGTGTCCCCTCGGTGTTCTTCGAGCTCGGAGCCCTGGAGCCCGGCGACCGCATCGAGGTCGACCGCCAGGACGGGAGCGTCGCGACCTTCGAGGTGTACGACGCGGCCCGGTACCCCAAGGACGAGTTCCCCACCGTGGCCGTCTACGGCAGGACAGCCGGGCCGGAGCTGCGCTTGATCACCTGCAGCGGGGATCTGGACGAGGACGAGCACCACCTGGACAACACCGTGATCTCCGCCCGGCTCATCGAGGGGTGA
- a CDS encoding CHRD domain-containing protein, with protein sequence MRTTTKRLLPLFAATVALGTLGASGAALADDHDGGQGSATLEAHLSELNDSGASGTAWITLDGNEVTVKLDSSGMLAEAPHAQHIHIGGTNQCPDPNMEGTGVDGAIRTTDAAGSYGGVQVSLTKEGDTSPDSALAVDRFPVGDATYERTFEVNDDVAASLAKGDGSVVLHGVDHNGNGTYDGEQESDLDPSLPSEATDPAACGTLDLAQMEQWPEGGAETGDGTTAGIEQAGALLAGGGLLTAAAAGGFALRRRQTQK encoded by the coding sequence ATGCGTACGACGACGAAGCGACTGCTCCCCCTCTTCGCGGCCACGGTCGCCCTCGGCACGCTCGGCGCCTCCGGCGCTGCACTGGCCGACGACCACGACGGCGGGCAGGGTTCCGCCACCCTCGAGGCTCACCTCAGCGAGCTGAACGACTCCGGAGCCTCCGGCACGGCGTGGATCACGCTCGACGGCAACGAGGTCACCGTGAAGCTCGACAGCTCCGGCATGCTCGCCGAGGCCCCCCACGCCCAGCACATCCACATCGGCGGCACCAACCAGTGCCCTGACCCGAACATGGAGGGCACCGGGGTCGACGGCGCGATCCGCACCACGGACGCCGCCGGCTCCTACGGCGGTGTGCAGGTCTCGCTGACCAAGGAGGGCGATACCAGCCCCGACAGCGCCCTGGCCGTGGATCGGTTCCCGGTCGGTGACGCGACCTATGAGCGCACCTTCGAGGTCAACGACGACGTCGCCGCCAGCCTCGCCAAGGGTGATGGCTCCGTGGTGCTGCACGGCGTGGACCACAACGGCAACGGCACCTACGACGGCGAGCAGGAGTCCGATCTGGACCCGAGCCTGCCCTCGGAGGCCACCGATCCTGCCGCCTGCGGCACGCTCGACCTGGCCCAGATGGAGCAGTGGCCCGAGGGCGGTGCGGAGACCGGTGACGGCACCACCGCTGGCATCGAGCAGGCCGGCGCTCTGCTGGCCGGAGGCGGTCTGCTGACCGCAGCGGCTGCCGGTGGCTTCGCGCTGCGCCGTCGTCAGACCCAGAAGTGA
- a CDS encoding DLW-39 family protein, producing the protein MKKFITAAAVLTGTSIAGLLVWRKVESDHIRNDLWNEAERISAEQDAESATAQPAPARTA; encoded by the coding sequence ATGAAGAAGTTCATCACCGCCGCCGCCGTCCTGACCGGGACGTCGATCGCGGGACTCCTCGTATGGCGGAAGGTCGAATCCGACCACATCCGCAATGATCTGTGGAACGAGGCGGAGCGCATCTCCGCCGAGCAGGACGCCGAGTCGGCGACGGCACAGCCCGCACCGGCCCGCACCGCCTGA
- a CDS encoding fasciclin domain-containing protein, with the protein MSRSTILPRLGVLVATAALMSACSGGMGEDTPSSEGEQPAATQGQSAEEGGMASDGGGEMGMDPAANLVGPGCADYAAMVPDGAGSVEGMAQDPVSVAASNNPMLTTLTSAISGELNPDVDLADTLDGDEFTVFAPVDDAFAAIPEQDLTALAGDTEGLTEVLTYHVVPGQLTPDEIAGTLTTVQGEDIEVTGSGDDLMVGDAAVICGGVQTQNATVYLIDTVLMPPAMAEQG; encoded by the coding sequence ATGAGCAGATCCACGATCCTTCCCCGTCTCGGGGTCCTCGTCGCCACCGCGGCTCTGATGAGCGCCTGCTCCGGCGGGATGGGCGAGGACACGCCCAGCTCCGAGGGTGAGCAGCCCGCCGCCACGCAGGGGCAGTCCGCCGAGGAGGGCGGCATGGCCTCCGACGGCGGCGGCGAGATGGGCATGGACCCGGCGGCGAACCTGGTCGGCCCGGGCTGCGCGGACTACGCGGCGATGGTGCCCGACGGTGCCGGCTCGGTCGAGGGCATGGCCCAGGACCCGGTCAGTGTCGCCGCCTCGAACAACCCGATGCTCACCACGCTGACCTCGGCCATCTCGGGCGAGCTGAACCCGGACGTGGACCTGGCCGACACCCTCGACGGTGACGAGTTCACCGTGTTCGCCCCGGTGGACGACGCCTTCGCGGCCATCCCCGAACAGGACCTGACGGCCCTGGCCGGTGACACGGAGGGCCTCACCGAGGTGCTGACCTATCATGTGGTGCCCGGTCAGCTCACCCCCGACGAGATCGCCGGGACCCTCACCACCGTGCAGGGCGAGGACATCGAGGTCACCGGCAGCGGTGACGACCTGATGGTGGGCGATGCGGCCGTGATCTGCGGCGGGGTCCAGACCCAGAACGCGACCGTCTACCTGATCGATACCGTTCTGATGCCTCCGGCCATGGCGGAGCAGGGCTGA
- the sigK gene encoding ECF RNA polymerase sigma factor SigK: MPSEPIPTDPAHRSPGDAALRPLHGEELRAPAPAELLGRIALGDEDAFSRLYDDTAPLLFGLIRRVVRDVAMSEEVLQEVFVEVWRQATRFDAHRGSARGWLCTIAHRRAVDTVRSSEAARRRDSEEGLLQMEQQVVDVQEEGIMRVESQRVQTAMGALTPAQAEAIRLAYFGGYSHREVAALLDVPVGTAKTRIRDGMIVLRDRLGVTS, encoded by the coding sequence ATGCCTTCGGAGCCCATCCCCACAGATCCGGCGCACCGATCACCCGGTGATGCCGCCCTGCGCCCGCTGCACGGTGAGGAGCTCCGGGCCCCCGCGCCCGCTGAGCTGCTGGGTCGCATCGCCCTCGGCGACGAGGACGCCTTCTCCCGCCTGTACGACGACACCGCGCCGCTGCTGTTCGGACTGATCCGGCGCGTGGTGCGGGACGTGGCGATGAGCGAGGAGGTGCTGCAGGAGGTGTTCGTGGAGGTATGGCGGCAGGCCACCCGCTTCGATGCCCACCGCGGCAGCGCACGGGGATGGCTGTGCACCATCGCCCACCGCCGCGCGGTCGACACGGTGCGCTCGAGCGAAGCGGCGCGGCGGAGGGATTCCGAGGAAGGTCTGCTGCAGATGGAGCAGCAGGTCGTGGATGTGCAGGAGGAGGGGATCATGAGGGTCGAGAGCCAACGCGTGCAGACCGCGATGGGTGCGCTCACCCCGGCACAGGCCGAGGCGATCCGCCTCGCCTACTTCGGCGGCTACAGCCATCGCGAGGTGGCAGCCCTGCTCGATGTCCCCGTCGGGACGGCGAAGACTCGGATCCGTGACGGCATGATCGTGCTGCGAGACCGATTGGGGGTGACCTCGTGA
- a CDS encoding anti-sigma factor: protein MNEQKHTMTGAWALNALDAEEREQVRRYLAEDPEAAAEAAAFEETAAELAGSLPPLAPRPELKAAVMARIGTTRQLSPLPEEEDSPQTDAASGEAPAVAPGDVPSPRPVAGAAEDITAPPSPPAQVVSLDRFRASRRSNRWTAVAAAALLLTTIAGAGLWNSERIAEQEARASLAAMASEQASAEAERAMLSTILASDDAAHLAIPSQDGGSLQLLYSREQGAMFVQAADLPTLPADKAYQLWMIDDSGIASAGMLEEPAAAVIHDGAIPEGVTVGLTIEPAGGSAQPTMDPIAAGVLS from the coding sequence GTGAACGAGCAGAAGCACACCATGACCGGTGCCTGGGCGCTGAACGCCCTGGACGCCGAGGAGCGCGAACAGGTGCGTCGCTACCTCGCGGAGGATCCCGAGGCCGCCGCCGAGGCCGCCGCCTTCGAGGAGACCGCCGCCGAGCTCGCCGGCAGCCTCCCCCCGCTCGCCCCGCGTCCGGAGCTGAAGGCCGCGGTGATGGCCCGCATCGGCACCACCCGCCAGCTCTCCCCGCTCCCGGAGGAGGAGGACTCGCCGCAGACCGACGCAGCCTCGGGAGAGGCTCCCGCCGTCGCGCCGGGCGACGTCCCGTCCCCGCGACCTGTCGCTGGTGCGGCCGAGGACATCACGGCGCCGCCGAGCCCGCCGGCGCAGGTCGTCTCCCTGGACCGTTTTCGGGCGAGCAGGCGCAGCAACCGCTGGACCGCGGTCGCCGCGGCGGCGCTGCTGCTGACCACGATCGCCGGGGCCGGGCTGTGGAACAGCGAGCGCATCGCCGAGCAGGAGGCCCGCGCGAGCCTCGCGGCCATGGCCTCCGAGCAGGCGAGCGCCGAGGCGGAGCGCGCCATGCTCTCGACGATCCTGGCCTCGGACGATGCTGCGCATCTGGCCATCCCCTCCCAGGACGGCGGTTCCCTGCAGCTGCTGTACTCCCGAGAGCAGGGAGCGATGTTCGTGCAGGCCGCGGACCTGCCCACCCTGCCCGCGGACAAGGCGTACCAGCTGTGGATGATCGACGACTCCGGTATCGCCAGCGCCGGGATGCTCGAGGAGCCGGCCGCCGCGGTCATCCATGACGGCGCGATCCCGGAGGGCGTGACCGTCGGTCTGACCATCGAGCCCGCCGGCGGCTCGGCACAGCCGACGATGGATCCGATCGCGGCCGGGGTGCTGTCATGA
- a CDS encoding molybdopterin-dependent oxidoreductase — MSSPSHRLAPARRSASGWSAVSGVVAGLVLVAVAELLSLAFSSSSAPFVAVGGAFVDIVPPGVKDLVISLFGTRDKLVLFLSMIVVYAALTALIGRLGATRPRPAAALLAGLGVLAMVLVLTRAQNTALDVVPTLIGTVVAVPTLLLLLRTVRAPAAVDDPGAAWTRRRSLLGIGAVGLLAVVAAATARSITASRELARRTAQYVLPTPRSTAAPIPPDAQVQLEGMPPFVTPNGEFYRIDTALAVPRVDPTTWQLRIHGLVDQELTMDFAQLLAEPMIEKHLTLACVSNPVGGDLAGNATWLGVPVRTLLERAGVKDGADMVLSRSIDGFTASTPLEALTDARDSLIAVGMNGEPLPAQHGYPVRMVVPGLYGYVSATKWLTELKVTRFADDVAYWSTRGWSERGPIKIASRVDVPRSFGELSPDGEGAVMLGGTAWAQQRGIAKIEVRIDDGDWREADLGAEVTEDTWVQWSLRWEDAAPGDHSVTVRATDGEGELQTSQRANPAPNGASGWHTVRFSVV, encoded by the coding sequence ATGAGCTCCCCGTCCCACCGGCTCGCCCCGGCCCGTCGCTCCGCCTCCGGCTGGTCGGCGGTCTCCGGGGTGGTCGCGGGGCTGGTGCTGGTGGCCGTCGCCGAGCTGCTCTCGCTGGCCTTCAGCTCCTCCTCCGCGCCCTTCGTGGCCGTCGGCGGCGCCTTCGTGGACATCGTCCCGCCCGGGGTGAAGGACCTGGTGATCAGCCTGTTCGGCACCCGGGACAAGCTGGTGCTGTTCCTCTCGATGATCGTGGTGTACGCGGCGCTGACCGCGCTGATCGGCCGGCTGGGGGCCACCCGACCCCGCCCGGCGGCCGCTCTGCTCGCCGGTCTCGGCGTGCTCGCGATGGTCCTCGTGCTCACCCGCGCCCAGAACACAGCGCTCGACGTGGTGCCCACCCTGATCGGCACCGTGGTCGCGGTCCCGACCCTGCTGCTCCTGCTGCGCACCGTCCGCGCCCCCGCCGCCGTGGACGACCCCGGCGCCGCCTGGACCCGTCGTCGCTCCCTGCTCGGCATCGGCGCTGTGGGCCTGCTCGCCGTGGTCGCCGCTGCGACCGCGCGCAGCATCACCGCGAGCCGCGAGCTCGCCCGGCGGACCGCGCAGTACGTGCTGCCGACCCCCCGCAGCACCGCGGCACCGATCCCGCCGGACGCCCAGGTCCAGCTCGAGGGGATGCCGCCCTTCGTCACCCCGAACGGCGAGTTCTACCGGATCGACACCGCCCTCGCGGTACCGCGCGTGGACCCCACCACCTGGCAGCTGCGGATCCACGGTCTGGTGGACCAGGAGCTCACGATGGACTTCGCGCAGCTGCTCGCGGAGCCGATGATCGAGAAGCATCTGACGCTGGCCTGTGTCTCCAACCCGGTCGGCGGAGATCTGGCGGGCAATGCGACCTGGCTCGGGGTCCCCGTGCGCACTCTGCTGGAGCGGGCCGGGGTCAAGGACGGGGCGGACATGGTCCTGTCCCGGTCGATCGACGGGTTCACCGCCTCCACCCCTCTCGAGGCGCTGACCGATGCCCGGGACTCGCTGATCGCCGTGGGCATGAACGGCGAGCCGCTGCCGGCCCAGCACGGCTACCCGGTGCGGATGGTGGTGCCGGGCCTGTACGGCTACGTCTCGGCGACCAAATGGCTCACCGAGCTCAAGGTCACCCGCTTCGCGGACGACGTCGCCTACTGGTCCACCCGGGGCTGGTCCGAGCGCGGGCCGATCAAGATCGCCTCCCGCGTGGACGTGCCCCGCTCCTTCGGGGAGCTGAGTCCGGACGGCGAGGGAGCCGTGATGCTCGGCGGCACCGCCTGGGCGCAGCAGCGCGGCATCGCCAAGATCGAGGTGCGGATCGACGACGGGGACTGGCGCGAGGCCGATCTCGGCGCGGAGGTCACCGAGGACACCTGGGTGCAGTGGTCGTTGCGCTGGGAGGACGCCGCGCCCGGCGACCACTCCGTCACGGTCCGTGCCACCGATGGTGAGGGAGAGCTCCAGACCTCCCAGCGGGCGAACCCGGCACCGAACGGGGCCAGCGGCTGGCACACCGTGCGCTTCAGCGTGGTCTGA
- a CDS encoding DUF3566 domain-containing protein, whose product MSTSDSRTTSGPSSPAESTSTLPAFTEKPSPESPTSAETSTTDAGEQTIGAGRGSAARGASRSPKKTTGIADPAETERRGPRRVRLTLARLDPFSVMKLSFLAAIAIGIATVVAVILLWNLVEAIGLWAKIDQLGRDLNGGEPLPFMEFFTFSKMTSYGTIVAVVNVVIITALGTLGAFLYNLVAALLGGLKMTFTDE is encoded by the coding sequence GTGAGCACCAGTGACTCCAGGACCACCTCCGGGCCCTCCAGCCCGGCAGAGTCCACGTCCACGCTCCCGGCCTTCACGGAGAAGCCGTCGCCGGAGTCCCCGACGTCGGCGGAGACCTCGACGACGGACGCCGGGGAGCAGACCATCGGCGCCGGCCGGGGCTCGGCGGCCCGGGGCGCCAGCCGCAGCCCGAAGAAGACCACCGGCATCGCCGACCCGGCGGAGACGGAGCGTCGCGGGCCGCGCCGCGTGCGCCTCACGCTGGCCCGCCTGGACCCGTTCTCGGTGATGAAGCTGTCCTTCCTGGCGGCGATCGCGATCGGGATCGCCACCGTGGTCGCGGTGATCCTGCTGTGGAACCTGGTCGAGGCGATCGGCCTCTGGGCCAAGATCGATCAGCTGGGCCGGGATCTCAACGGCGGCGAGCCGCTGCCGTTCATGGAGTTCTTCACCTTCTCGAAGATGACCAGCTACGGCACCATCGTCGCGGTGGTGAACGTCGTGATCATCACCGCGCTCGGCACCCTGGGGGCCTTCCTGTACAACCTGGTGGCGGCGCTGCTGGGCGGGCTGAAGATGACCTTCACCGACGAGTGA
- the gyrA gene encoding DNA gyrase subunit A, translating into MSDTPQDPTNPGSTPEESTSSEETPTPAQNVGVGGQETPEGAHEISADEAASRTVTLVDPLDEDEIDRITQVDLNQEMQRSYLDYAMSVIVSRALPDVRDGLKPVHRRIVYAMFDGGYRPDRSFSKSAKVVGEVMGNYHPHGDSAIYDAMVRLVQPWSMRYPLILGQGNFGSAGDDGAAAPRYTECKMAPLALELVRDIEQDTVDMQGNYDNTVDEPSVLPARFPNLLVNGSAGIAVGMATNIPPHNLREVAEAVQWLLTNHEATKPELLEACLRFIKGPDFPSGATIVGTSGIEDAYRSGRGSITQRAVVSTEEINGRMSLVVTELPYQVNPDTLARKIAEMVKLGKISGIADITDETSGRTGQRLVITLKRDAVAKVVLNNLFKHTQLQENFSANMLALAGGVPRTLSIDSFVREWTKHQIDVIVRRTKYRLRKAEEQIHIFRGYLKALDALDEVIALIRRSPDVDQARTGLIELLEIDEVQANAILAMQLRRLAALERQKIIEEHDRLQALIEEYTAILADPQRQRDIVSEELQEIVDKYGDDRRTEILPFAGDMAMEDLIPEEDMVVTITRGGYVKRTREDQYRAQKRGGKGVRGASLREDDVVEHFFTTTTHRWLLFFTNQGRVYRAKGYELPEAPRDAKGQHVANLMAFQPDEHIASVLAIDSYEDAQYLVLATESGLVKKTAMPAFDSSRTGGIIAINLRDIDGPDGTQPDRVIAARAVDADDQILLVSRNGQSVRMPADDGTLRPTGRATSGVTGMKFRHDDRLLAMDVVRPDSFVVTVTDGGFAKRTSIDEYRLQGRGGLGIRVAKLPDDRGHLVGAAVVEESDELLVVMERGRVVRSKVSEVPAKGRTTMGVVFAKPDKRDRILLVTTGQESEVDEDEAETPEIVDTDPADGAATAGSESEEGVEISAHDAPEGVSDGDDVLGSDESDQSSTDDADPNEE; encoded by the coding sequence ATGAGTGACACCCCGCAGGACCCCACGAATCCCGGATCGACCCCGGAGGAGAGCACGAGCTCCGAGGAGACCCCGACGCCCGCGCAGAACGTCGGCGTCGGCGGCCAGGAGACGCCCGAGGGCGCCCACGAGATCTCCGCCGACGAGGCGGCCTCGCGCACCGTGACCCTGGTCGATCCGCTGGACGAGGACGAGATCGACCGCATCACGCAGGTCGACCTCAATCAGGAGATGCAGCGCTCCTACCTCGACTACGCGATGAGCGTCATCGTCTCCCGCGCCCTGCCGGACGTGCGCGACGGCCTCAAGCCCGTTCACCGCCGCATCGTCTACGCGATGTTCGACGGCGGCTACCGTCCCGACCGCTCCTTCTCGAAGTCCGCGAAGGTCGTCGGCGAGGTGATGGGCAACTACCACCCCCACGGCGACTCCGCGATCTATGACGCCATGGTGCGCCTGGTGCAGCCCTGGTCGATGCGCTACCCGCTGATCCTGGGCCAGGGCAACTTCGGTTCCGCCGGCGACGACGGCGCCGCGGCCCCGCGATACACCGAGTGCAAGATGGCGCCGCTGGCCCTGGAGCTGGTGCGGGACATCGAGCAGGACACCGTGGACATGCAGGGCAACTACGACAACACGGTCGACGAACCCTCCGTGCTGCCCGCCCGCTTCCCGAATCTGCTGGTCAACGGCTCTGCCGGCATCGCCGTCGGCATGGCCACGAACATCCCGCCGCACAACCTGCGCGAGGTGGCCGAGGCGGTCCAGTGGCTGCTGACCAACCACGAGGCCACCAAGCCCGAGCTGCTCGAGGCCTGCCTGCGCTTCATCAAGGGCCCGGACTTCCCCTCCGGCGCGACGATCGTGGGCACCTCGGGGATCGAGGACGCCTACCGCAGCGGCCGCGGCTCCATCACCCAGCGCGCCGTGGTCTCCACCGAGGAGATCAATGGTCGGATGTCGCTGGTGGTCACCGAGCTGCCCTACCAGGTCAACCCCGACACCCTGGCGCGCAAGATCGCGGAGATGGTGAAGCTGGGCAAGATCAGCGGCATCGCCGACATCACCGATGAGACCTCCGGCCGCACCGGTCAGCGCCTGGTCATCACCCTGAAGCGGGACGCCGTGGCGAAGGTGGTGCTGAACAACCTCTTCAAGCACACCCAGCTGCAGGAGAACTTCTCCGCGAACATGCTGGCGCTCGCCGGTGGGGTGCCGCGCACCCTGTCGATCGACTCCTTCGTGCGCGAGTGGACCAAGCACCAGATCGACGTCATCGTGCGCCGCACGAAGTACCGCCTGCGCAAGGCCGAGGAGCAGATCCACATCTTCCGCGGCTACCTCAAGGCGCTCGATGCGCTGGACGAGGTGATCGCGCTGATCCGCCGCTCGCCGGACGTCGACCAGGCTCGCACCGGGCTGATCGAGCTGCTGGAGATCGACGAGGTCCAGGCCAATGCGATCCTCGCGATGCAGCTGCGCCGCCTGGCCGCCCTGGAGCGCCAGAAGATCATCGAGGAGCACGACCGTCTGCAGGCCCTGATCGAGGAGTACACCGCGATCCTCGCCGACCCGCAGCGGCAGCGGGACATCGTCTCCGAGGAGCTGCAGGAGATCGTCGACAAGTACGGCGACGACCGCCGCACCGAGATCCTCCCCTTCGCCGGGGACATGGCGATGGAGGATCTCATCCCCGAGGAGGACATGGTCGTCACCATCACCCGGGGCGGCTACGTCAAGCGCACCCGGGAGGACCAGTACCGCGCCCAGAAGCGCGGCGGCAAGGGGGTGCGCGGCGCCTCGCTCCGCGAGGACGACGTGGTCGAGCACTTCTTCACCACCACCACGCACCGCTGGCTGCTGTTCTTCACCAACCAGGGCCGAGTCTACCGCGCCAAGGGCTACGAGCTGCCCGAGGCGCCGCGGGATGCGAAGGGCCAGCACGTGGCCAACCTGATGGCCTTCCAGCCGGACGAGCACATCGCCTCGGTGCTCGCGATCGACAGCTACGAGGATGCCCAGTACCTGGTGCTGGCCACCGAATCCGGACTGGTGAAGAAGACCGCCATGCCGGCCTTCGACTCCAGCCGCACCGGCGGCATCATCGCCATCAACCTGCGCGACATCGACGGCCCCGACGGCACGCAGCCGGACCGCGTGATCGCCGCCCGCGCCGTCGACGCCGACGATCAGATCCTGCTGGTCTCCCGCAACGGCCAGTCCGTGCGGATGCCCGCCGACGACGGCACGCTGCGCCCGACCGGACGTGCCACCAGCGGTGTCACCGGGATGAAGTTCCGCCACGACGACCGGCTGCTGGCCATGGACGTGGTGCGCCCGGACAGCTTCGTGGTCACCGTGACCGACGGCGGCTTCGCCAAGCGCACCAGCATCGACGAGTACCGCCTGCAGGGCCGTGGTGGCCTCGGCATCCGGGTCGCGAAGCTGCCGGACGACCGCGGTCACCTGGTCGGTGCCGCCGTCGTGGAGGAGTCCGACGAGCTGCTGGTGGTGATGGAGCGCGGCCGCGTGGTCCGCTCCAAGGTCTCCGAGGTGCCGGCCAAGGGCCGCACCACGATGGGCGTGGTCTTCGCCAAGCCCGACAAGCGCGACCGCATCCTGCTGGTCACCACCGGCCAGGAGTCCGAGGTCGACGAGGACGAGGCGGAGACGCCGGAGATCGTCGACACCGATCCCGCTGACGGCGCAGCGACTGCCGGCTCCGAGAGCGAGGAGGGTGTGGAGATCTCCGCTCATGACGCACCTGAAGGTGTGAGCGACGGGGACGATGTTCTAGGCTCTGACGAGTCCGACCAGTCGTCGACCGACGACGCCGACCCGAACGAGGAGTGA